The genome window tttttttcagtgttttttcagACCCAGGCCTGACCACCTGGGTCAGGCCTAGGTGACCAAGGCCTGGGCTGTCTACCTAAGCTGCTTCCAGCCTCACAGGGATAGTAAGGCCCAATCAGAGGACAGTAGGGATGTGCAGGGACATTGGGACTGTGGCACCAAGGGCTGTGATTAGGGAAGAGGGTTGATGggatatctttttctctctgaagaaAAACTCCACCTGGTTCCATCTGATATCTGGAGGTGTCTTCCTTAGACTGATCTTGTTTCTCTTTAGTTGGAGTTACAGCTGGTGCCCAGTGAAACCTGTGCCTTTGAGACACAGGGCTTACTACTGAGCATCTGTCAAATTCAGTGTCCGTGTCCGGTTTCTCCCATGCTTGCTTCCAGTGAGTAGGAGTATACCAGGCAATAGCTGTTGCTGTGCAGTTGGCCTGCATTCTGATATCTGGAAGGAATCGGTACAAAGAGACTCTTTGTGCATCCACATTTTGCTGGAGAATATGGCCTCCGATCTCCAGTTCTTTGTCAAGGGAAGAGTTAATGAGCTTCACAAATAAATCCTTAACATTTACTTCGGCTATTTTGATGTCTCCAAGAGCACTGTATCTAGACTGGCCCAGTTCTTCAAGAATCATAGAAAAGTGCCTCCAAGTCCTCTTGGAGTGGAATGAGTGTGCAAGAAGTTTCTTCGATTCACCAAACAAAGACAGGAAATAGTCCTCCCCGTCCCCGGTTACGGCGGTCTCAGGAGCAGGGACAAACCGCGTCTGTTTCTTTGGAGTTGTGAGGCTGTCGGAGCCTTTCAAAGAAACCAGGCTGTTTTCTGATCTGGAATGGCTCACAATAGGTTTAGGGGTCTTTGATCCAATTGTTGATAAGAGTTACTCCACTAATAATCTGAGGGCTGGACAGAGAGTAACTGATGGGCCCTTCATAGGACAATGACTGTGACAACCGCAGTGTTGTATCTGAATCTGTtgtacttgaaaaaaaatgtccTAAAGATCGCTGTCTTTGGGAGATGATCACGtgtgtcttctttctgttcttgattctCCACTTTATCTTCCACCTCACGGACTTGACTCTGCATGGCCGCCGAAGTTTCCCGAGTGGCTTCTCGGTCTTTCATGTTAGCTAGAAGAGatgtctcttttctctctttttgattGCAGGcatcttccatttcttcctggatCCAGATCACCTCTGTAGCTCTGGCTTCTTTTCCATGCTGTTTGTATGGAATCTCCGGGACTCTTAATTTGGGGGCTCTTCTTGATGGGTGGGATGGCACTTCTGAGTCCTGGGCATTTGCCTGCCTCTCATCTCTTGAAATGCCCCGGGCTAAGGAAGATTTCGCTCTCGGGAGCGCGGGGCCCCGGGGCCCCGGTCGCCTCCCGATTCCCGGCCGCCCGCACCGCAGGCCTCGGGGTCGGTCGCGGCGAGctgggccgggggtgggggggagggggctaGAGGGGGAGCCGGAGCGGCCACGCCGCGCGCCCCGCCGCCTGCACAGCTCCCACAATGCAGCGCCGGCGTCCCGGTTCCGTTACAAGGGCTCCCCCGGCGCCGGCGAAGCGGCGGGGAGCGGGCGGGGGAGCCGGGCGGCCGCGCCTGTAACCCGAGCGCCCGACTGAGGGGGGCGCCTGCTAAAACTGTTTTTTGGATTATAGTATAGATACATATCTCACATGGTGGCACCAGATCCATTACAAGAATAAATTTAAACGACTAAGATTCCCAGTTGACAATGCTGAATTCCACCTAAGCCTTGTGCTCCTGGAAAACAGTGAAGATTAAAGGCATCCCCTCAGCCTTTTGTGTTTTACCAAATGGCTTACTGCGAATCACCCTTCCCCATATGATATAGTTAAGACTCAGAGATGCCCCTCTTGTTTACCTATGACAAAGCCAACACCTTCAAAATTCACTTTCCTTGCCTCATAAATGATTAGCTGAACTGTTTTATCCCCACTAATTAATCACAACAAAATGCTTATTAACCAAACTTTGGTTAAGCTTcgctccttcctccaggccccCAAAATATTCTCTGATCTATTGCCCTGATCAGCCCCTCTTTCATCCCACTTCCCTATATCCAGTTCTTCCTAGCCTTATTTACTCCTGTCTATAAAAGAAAGCCCCTTCTTGCCTAGCCCTTGAGATGCCTGCAGATCTTGCAGTCACAGCATTCTCCCTATTGCGATAGTCCCCTCTCCTACAATTTCATAGGCCCTTTTCTCCTTTGCTATATCCTTTTGAATGAAATCCAGATTGCTTTTTAGGTGAAAAAATACTAGCCAATGGATAAGAACATCCCCTGAATCACAGATAAGAAAGCTACAGAAACTTGGTATCTTTTATATTGCTTTTTGGTTAGACCCCCACATCATTAATTACATTATATATAGACTCATGTGTAGGTTTAAATCCTTGGGTCTCCTGAAAATTTATCTCAATCCTTACCCCCAAATATACTCTCATCATACACCACAGGTCTCTTGATACTACATGGGTTTCTGGGATGAAATTTTGATATATGTCCATTAAATGGGCTCAAAAGTCACATAAGTTGTTAAGCAAAATCCTATGACTGTATTACTCTATGAACTTGCTTATTGATTATGGATCAGAGGTAACataagctaatttttttttaaaaaggaaggaatcttTAGAAAACTGTTTCGAAAAAGTACCTGGCAGGACAGATGTACTTCAGTTGCCATCTTTCTATTTAGAGGTAAATTCTACCATTGAGGACTCAAAGGCCTTGATGAACAAGTGTGAGTGAACAATAGCACAAACAGATTTCctgccaaaagaagaaaacagaaaaaatcatATACCTGTTTAGGAGACTTAAGTAATTATATTTACCTACCTGAAGTTATCTTTTCAATGTAACACCCACTTATGGAATAATACCTAACAGATACTGTCCAACCCAGATATGCATACAAACTCTAGAAAAAGTAACAAATAGATCATAAATCATAGGAGATCATCCAGTCCCTTAACTTTACTTTTTGTGGTATAATAAGAAATCCAAATTTGAATGGCATGAAAAGCACAGAAAATccagttatatttatttattcaaataaacccAGAGAAGCAGAACTAAACATGGCAGTAATTGCTAATGTTACTAAATACTGTGTACTAGACATTATGATAAACACTTTGatgtgaattatttcatttattcctcacaataaTCCTTTAAGGAATTATCATTGCCCATTTTCACAGATGAGTAAAGACTTAAATCAGGTTGTCTAAAATTACACAGCCAGCATAGCAGAGTCAAATTTGAATGTAGGCAGCCTAACTCAAGAGCTGTTTTTTAACTCTGGACTCTAACTCACGGTCTTCAGTACCATACAACGTTGCTTCTCAAAACAACACTATTG of Manis javanica isolate MJ-LG chromosome 4, MJ_LKY, whole genome shotgun sequence contains these proteins:
- the LOC108389184 gene encoding lamin tail domain-containing protein 1-like, whose product is TIGSKTPKPIVSHSRSENSLVSLKGSDSLTTPKKQTRFVPAPETAVTGDGEDYFLSLFGESKKLLAHSFHSKRTWRHFSMILEELGQSRYSALGDIKIAEVNVKDLFVKLINSSLDKELEIGGHILQQNVDAQRVSLYRFLPDIRMQANCTATAIAWYTPTHWKQAWEKPDTDTEFDRCSVVSPVSQRHRFHWAPAVTPTKEKQDQSKEDTSRYQMEPGGVFLQREKDIPSTLFPNHSPWCHSPNVPAHPYCPLIGPYYPCEAGSSLGRQPRPWSPRPDPGGQAWV